One stretch of Lemur catta isolate mLemCat1 chromosome 2, mLemCat1.pri, whole genome shotgun sequence DNA includes these proteins:
- the ABHD11 gene encoding protein ABHD11, which translates to MLRWTRAWRLPHGALGVPGSSFSKVHVAPNSSGSREGAEPRPLPLSYNLLDGEAALPAVVFLHGLLGSKTNFNSIAKTLAQQTGRRVLTVDARNHGDSPHSPDMSYEAMSQDLQGLLPQLGLVPCVLIGHSMGGKTAMLLALQRPELVERLVAVDISPVETTSSSSFEAYMAAMRAIDIPDEVPRSRARKLADGQLSSVVQDMAVRQFLLTNLVEVGGRFTWRVNLDALTQHLDKIMAFPLQQESYPGPTLFLLGGNSKFVHPSHHPEIMRLFPRAQMQTVPNAGHWVHADRPQDFMAAIRGFLV; encoded by the exons ATGCTCCGCTGGACCCGAGCCTGGCGGCTCCCCCATGGGGCGCTCGGTGTCCCCGGTTCCAGCTTCTCGAAGGTGCATGTCGCACCCAACAGCAGCGGCAGCCGAGAGGGCGCCGAGCCGAG GCCGCTGCCGCTTTCCTACAACCTTCTGGACGGGGAGGCGGCCCTCCCGGCCGTCGTCTTTCTGCACGGTCTCTTAGGCAGCAAAACTAACTTCAACTCCATCGCCAAGACCTTGGCCCAGCAGACAGGCCGAAGG GTGCTGACAGTGGATGCTCGGAACCATGGTGACAGCCCCCACAGCCCGGACATGAGCTACGAAGCCATGAGCCAGGACCTGCAgggcctcctgccccagctgggcctggTGCCCTGCGTCCTCATTGGCCACAGCATGGGAGGAAAGACGGCCATGCTGCTGGCACTACAGAGG CCAGAGCTGGTGGAACGTCTGGTTGCCGTAGACATCAGCCCGGTGGAGACCACATCCAGCTCAAGCTTCGAAGCCTATATGGCAGCCATGAGGGCCATAGACATCCCAGATGAAGTGCCCCGCTCCCGTGCCCGAAAACTGGCCGATGGGCAGCTCAGCTCTGTTGTCCAG GACATGGCCGTGCGGCAATTCCTACTCACCAACCTGGTGGAGGTAGGTGGGCGATTCACTTGGAGGGTGAACTTGGATGCCTTGACCCAGCACCTGGACAAGATCATGGCTTTCCCACTGCAACAGGAATCCTACCCTGGGCCAACCCTCTTCCTCCTTGGTGGAAACTCCAAATTTGTGCA TCCCAGCCATCACCCTGAGATCATGCGGCTCTTCCCTCGGGCCCAGATGCAGACCGTGCCTAACGCTGGCCACTGGGTCCATGCTGACCGCCCGCAGGACTTCATGGCTGCCATCCGAGGCTTCCTGGTCTAA
- the STX1A gene encoding syntaxin-1A isoform X1, whose product MKDRTQELRTAKDSDDDDDVTVTVDRDRFMDEFFEQVEEIRGFIDKIAENVEEVKRKHSAILASPNPDENRPCDRPGPHIPVEMVVATLRRQAEHEHAGPLVPSPGVPGEAWPPRCPWLDHLLTSSTASLSTAPHPQTHWHLQEPRINPSAAPSVLEPRPGPHPPSPGPGPRKAERVRWELRKERDLLGKGTLGAAIVLCPSPRRSVWMAARDTCLCPDISGSLCVPVWVAPAKGQKVTDCGVGTEFYTGQGRSLPIASRWEGIGGFLSRGSLMLSVLLPHVKHSQKGPVQNHHP is encoded by the exons ATGAAGGACCGAACCCAGGAGCTCCGCACG GCCAAGGAcagcgatgatgatgatgatgtcacCGTCACCGTGGACCGAGACCGCTTCATGGATGAGTTCTTTGAGCAG GTGGAGGAGATCCGGGGCTTCATTGACAAGATCGCCGAGAACGTGGAGGAGGTGAAGCGGAAGCACAGCGCCATCCTGGCCTCCCCCAACCCCGACGAGA ACAGGCCCTGTGACCGACCCGGCCCCCACATTCCTGTTGAGATGGTGGTTGCTACACTAAGACGCCAGGCTGAGCACGAGCACGCAGGCCCCCTCGTGCCCTCCCCAGGTGTTCCAGGAGAGGCCTGGCCACCCAGGTGCCCATGGTTGGATCATCTTCTCACCTCCAGCACTGCCTCCCTGTCCACGGCCCCTCACCCTCAAACCCACTGGCATCTTCAAGAACCCAGAATAAATCCTTCCGCAGCCCCCAGTGTGCTTGAACCCAGGCCAGGGCCACACCCACcaagcccagggccaggccctcGGAAGGCAGAACGGGTGAGGTGGGAGCTAAGGAAGGAGAGGGACCTCCTAGGGAAGGGGACACTCGGGGCAGCCATCGTGCTTTGCCCCTCTCCCCGGAGATCTGTCTGGATGGCAGCACGTGACACATGTCTGTGCCCAGATATATCTGGGTcgctgtgtgtccctgtgtgggTTGCTCCTGCTAAGGGTCAGAAGGTGACTGACTGTGGGGTAGGGACAGAGTTCTATACAGGTCAGGGGAGGAGCCTCCCAATTGCTAGCAGGTGGGAGGGCATCGGGGGCTTCCTCTCTCGGGGGTCCCTCATGCTGTCTGTACTTCTTCCCCATGTCAAACACAGTCAGAAGGGACCAGTTCAGAATCACCACCCATGA